The following are from one region of the Microbacterium sp. cx-55 genome:
- the pstC gene encoding phosphate ABC transporter permease subunit PstC, translated as MTTTPAVSPPETKKVKQRPGDRWFSGAALFAGSMILVMLAAVAIFLIVQSVPALTATNEQASILPDNFWSYVGPLVFGTVWAAFLALLMAVPLSIGVALFISHYAPRRLAQALGYVVDLLAAVPSVVFGLWGIGVLAPAAQPIYDWFVTNASWFPLFSGPVSSTGRTIFTASLVLAVMVTPIITAICREIFLQTPTLHEEAALALGSTRWEMVRMAVFPFARSGIVSASMLGLGRALGETMAVAMVLSVSGGVTFALFTSDNPNTIAANIALSFPEAYGLNVNVLIATGLILFVVTFAVNALARYIVSRRKEFSGAN; from the coding sequence ATGACCACCACACCCGCGGTGTCTCCTCCGGAGACGAAGAAGGTTAAACAACGACCGGGCGATCGATGGTTCTCCGGAGCCGCACTGTTCGCCGGGTCCATGATCCTGGTCATGCTCGCGGCGGTGGCGATCTTCTTGATCGTCCAGTCGGTGCCGGCTCTCACCGCCACGAACGAGCAGGCATCGATCCTGCCCGACAACTTCTGGTCCTACGTCGGACCGCTGGTGTTCGGCACGGTCTGGGCCGCGTTCCTGGCGCTGCTGATGGCGGTTCCGCTCTCGATCGGCGTCGCGCTCTTCATCTCGCACTACGCCCCGCGCCGCCTGGCGCAGGCACTCGGCTACGTCGTCGACCTGCTGGCCGCGGTTCCCTCGGTCGTCTTCGGCCTCTGGGGTATCGGCGTCCTCGCCCCGGCCGCTCAGCCGATCTACGACTGGTTCGTCACCAACGCGAGCTGGTTCCCGCTCTTCTCCGGCCCGGTCTCGAGCACCGGCCGCACGATCTTCACCGCCTCGCTCGTGCTTGCGGTCATGGTCACCCCGATCATCACGGCGATCTGCCGCGAGATCTTCCTGCAGACGCCGACCCTCCACGAAGAAGCGGCGCTCGCCCTCGGGTCGACCCGCTGGGAGATGGTGCGGATGGCCGTCTTCCCCTTCGCCCGCAGCGGCATCGTCTCCGCCTCGATGCTCGGCCTCGGCCGCGCGCTCGGCGAGACCATGGCGGTCGCGATGGTGCTCTCCGTCTCGGGCGGCGTGACCTTCGCCCTCTTCACGTCCGACAACCCGAACACGATCGCCGCCAACATCGCACTGAGCTTCCCCGAGGCCTACGGGCTGAACGTGAACGTGCTGATCGCCACCGGCCTCATCCTGTTCGTCGTGACATTCGCCGTCAACGCACTCGCCCGCTACATCGTGAGCCGGCGCAAGGAATTCTCGGGGGCTAACTGA
- the pstA gene encoding phosphate ABC transporter permease PstA: MTATATPPRVQSASSSSPSLTTGRLPRWTPWVLLVASLAVMLAVFAVMAAATGEGLNIAGWLVTGSLLYLVLIFAISAIIEGRRKAVDRLVTGVVTVAFVLAMVPLISVAITVVSLGAPNWSAEFFSSSMRNVVGEGGGALHAIIGTLLITLAAAIISVPIGLFTAIYLIEYGKDNRLARGITFLVDVMTGIPSIVAGLFAYALFAIFLGPGVRLGIVGAIALAVLMVPVVVRSSEEMLRLVPNELREAAYALGVPKWLTIWKVVLPTAIAGITTGVMLAIARVIGETAPLLITAGMTASMNYDLFSGRMATLPVFTYTQYMNQGIPAEAYIGRAWASALTLIVIVMVLNLAARAVAKIFAPKSGR; the protein is encoded by the coding sequence ATGACCGCTACGGCCACTCCCCCGCGCGTGCAGAGCGCATCTTCCTCCTCTCCGAGCCTCACGACCGGCCGGCTCCCGCGCTGGACCCCCTGGGTCCTGCTCGTCGCCTCCCTCGCGGTGATGCTCGCGGTCTTCGCCGTCATGGCTGCCGCCACCGGCGAAGGACTCAACATCGCCGGCTGGCTGGTGACCGGCTCCCTTCTCTACCTCGTGCTGATCTTCGCCATCTCCGCGATCATCGAGGGCCGCCGCAAGGCCGTCGACCGCCTCGTCACGGGCGTCGTGACGGTGGCGTTCGTGCTCGCGATGGTGCCGCTCATCTCGGTCGCGATCACCGTCGTCAGCCTGGGAGCCCCGAACTGGAGCGCCGAGTTCTTCTCGAGCTCGATGCGCAACGTCGTCGGCGAGGGCGGCGGTGCGCTGCACGCCATCATCGGCACGCTGCTCATCACGCTCGCCGCGGCGATCATCTCCGTCCCGATCGGCCTGTTCACCGCGATCTACCTGATCGAGTACGGCAAGGACAACCGCCTGGCCCGGGGCATCACGTTCCTCGTCGACGTCATGACGGGCATCCCCTCGATCGTGGCGGGTCTGTTCGCCTACGCCCTGTTCGCGATCTTCCTCGGACCCGGCGTCCGCCTCGGAATCGTAGGCGCCATCGCGCTCGCGGTGCTGATGGTGCCGGTCGTCGTCCGATCTTCCGAGGAGATGCTGCGCCTCGTGCCGAACGAGCTGCGGGAAGCCGCCTACGCGCTCGGCGTGCCGAAGTGGCTGACGATCTGGAAGGTCGTCCTCCCGACGGCCATCGCGGGTATCACCACGGGCGTCATGCTCGCCATCGCCCGCGTCATCGGCGAGACCGCGCCTCTGCTGATCACGGCCGGTATGACCGCATCCATGAACTACGACCTCTTCAGCGGCCGGATGGCGACCCTGCCGGTCTTCACCTATACCCAGTACATGAACCAGGGCATTCCGGCCGAGGCCTACATCGGACGGGCCTGGGCGTCCGCGCTCACCCTCATCGTCATCGTCATGGTCCTCAACCTTGCCGCCCGGGCGGTCGCGAAGATCTTCGCGCCCAAGTCCGGCCGCTGA
- the pstB gene encoding phosphate ABC transporter ATP-binding protein PstB → MSKSIEVKDLNVYYGDFLAVEGVSLQIEPRSVTAFIGPSGCGKSTFLRTLNRMHEVIPRARVEGEVLLDGDDLYGPGVDPVLVRRQIGMVFQRPNPFPTMSIRENVLAGVKLNNKRISKSDSDALVEQSLQGANLWNEVKDRLDKPGSGLSGGQQQRLCIARAIAVSPDVLLMDEPCSALDPISTYAIEELIDELKSEYTIVIVTHNMQQASRVSDKTAFFNIAGTGKPGKLIEYDNTSTIFTTPTVQATEDYVSGRFG, encoded by the coding sequence GTGTCCAAGAGCATCGAAGTCAAAGACCTCAACGTCTACTACGGCGACTTCCTCGCCGTCGAGGGCGTCTCCCTCCAGATCGAGCCGCGCAGCGTGACCGCCTTCATCGGCCCGTCCGGATGCGGCAAGTCCACCTTCCTGCGCACCCTGAACCGCATGCACGAGGTCATCCCCCGCGCCCGCGTCGAGGGCGAAGTGCTGCTCGATGGCGACGACCTGTACGGCCCGGGTGTCGACCCGGTGCTCGTGCGTCGCCAGATCGGAATGGTGTTCCAGCGCCCGAACCCGTTCCCGACGATGTCGATCCGCGAGAACGTGCTGGCGGGCGTGAAGCTCAACAACAAGCGCATCTCGAAGTCCGACTCCGACGCACTCGTAGAGCAGTCCCTGCAGGGCGCCAACCTCTGGAACGAGGTCAAGGACCGCCTCGACAAGCCCGGCTCCGGCCTGTCGGGCGGGCAGCAGCAGCGTCTGTGCATCGCGCGCGCGATCGCCGTGTCGCCCGACGTGCTGCTGATGGACGAGCCCTGCTCGGCCCTCGACCCGATTTCGACCTACGCGATCGAAGAGCTGATCGACGAGCTGAAGAGCGAGTACACGATCGTGATCGTGACGCACAACATGCAGCAGGCATCGCGCGTCAGCGACAAGACGGCGTTCTTCAACATCGCCGGCACCGGCAAGCCCGGCAAGCTCATCGAATACGACAACACCTCGACGATCTTCACCACCCCGACCGTGCAGGCCACCGAGGACTACGTCTCCGGCCGCTTCGGGTGA
- a CDS encoding amidase, with translation MPELLYSTVIEQAGWVAAGEISARELVEHSIARIDALNPVLNAFAHVFTEEARAHADGLDAERAAGALRGPLHGVPIAIKEENDVAGIPTRFGSSAFTTPATADSAVVQRLRDAGAIIIGTTRMPEFGIWPFTESDSFGWTRNPWNTGRSTAGSSGGTAAAIASGMVAAGIGGDGGGSIRLPASWCGLFGLKPQRGRVSLAPNADLWRALGVIGPLTRSVADSALIHDVIGGAGPADRFSAEALPVPMLRSATEPLDRPLRIMVSLKNPMGGQAADADTASAVRRTADLLRGLGHEVIEADPDYPRLALPFQVQLAAGISDEAARADHPELLERRTRAMLRLARPLSRFGAWAERAAAERGEPFLTRLFGGVDLLITPTTPTAALPVGQLDGAGAIAAVQKAGPVSSFTSIWNALGNPAAAVPAGFTDAGLPLSVQVIGPRNGEPTILALSAQLESARPWADRRPPLAEASTP, from the coding sequence ATGCCGGAACTTCTGTACAGCACCGTCATCGAGCAGGCCGGGTGGGTGGCCGCGGGAGAGATCAGCGCGCGAGAGCTCGTCGAACACTCGATCGCCCGCATCGATGCGCTCAACCCCGTACTGAACGCGTTCGCGCACGTCTTCACCGAGGAGGCCCGCGCGCACGCCGATGGCCTCGACGCGGAGCGCGCGGCCGGGGCGCTCCGCGGCCCGCTGCACGGCGTGCCGATCGCCATCAAGGAGGAGAACGATGTCGCGGGGATCCCAACTCGCTTCGGGAGCTCCGCGTTCACCACCCCGGCGACGGCCGACAGTGCGGTGGTGCAGCGACTGCGGGATGCCGGCGCGATCATCATCGGTACGACGCGGATGCCGGAATTCGGCATCTGGCCGTTCACGGAATCCGACTCGTTCGGCTGGACCCGGAACCCGTGGAACACCGGTCGGTCAACGGCGGGCTCCAGCGGCGGAACCGCGGCCGCCATCGCATCCGGCATGGTCGCGGCGGGCATCGGCGGTGACGGCGGCGGCTCCATCCGGCTTCCGGCGAGCTGGTGCGGACTCTTCGGCCTGAAGCCGCAGCGCGGTCGCGTCAGCCTCGCCCCGAACGCAGACCTCTGGCGCGCGTTGGGCGTGATCGGCCCACTCACACGATCGGTCGCCGACAGCGCCCTCATCCACGACGTGATCGGAGGCGCAGGCCCCGCCGACAGGTTCTCGGCAGAAGCGTTGCCCGTCCCGATGCTGCGCAGCGCCACGGAACCTCTCGACCGGCCCCTGCGGATCATGGTGTCGCTGAAGAATCCGATGGGCGGACAGGCGGCCGACGCCGACACCGCATCGGCCGTGCGGCGTACGGCCGACCTCTTGCGGGGCCTCGGACACGAGGTGATCGAGGCGGACCCGGACTACCCGCGGCTCGCGCTGCCGTTCCAGGTGCAGCTGGCGGCGGGGATCAGCGACGAGGCCGCGCGGGCCGACCATCCCGAGCTTTTGGAGCGGCGCACGAGGGCCATGCTCCGACTCGCTCGACCGCTGTCGCGATTCGGCGCCTGGGCCGAGCGTGCGGCAGCGGAGCGGGGCGAGCCTTTCCTGACGCGACTGTTCGGGGGAGTGGACCTGCTGATCACCCCGACGACACCGACCGCCGCACTGCCGGTCGGCCAGCTCGACGGTGCCGGCGCCATCGCCGCCGTGCAGAAGGCGGGTCCGGTGAGTTCGTTCACGTCGATCTGGAACGCGCTTGGCAACCCCGCGGCCGCGGTTCCCGCCGGGTTCACGGATGCCGGCCTGCCGCTCAGCGTGCAGGTGATCGGTCCCCGCAACGGCGAGCCGACGATCCTCGCTCTCTCCGCACAGCTCGAGAGCGCGCGTCCGTGGGCCGATCGCCGTCCGCCGCTCGCCGAGGCGTCGACTCCCTGA
- a CDS encoding aminotransferase class IV, producing the protein MAWRHALIIDPAASDDFRTDYASTLRPIDPAAPALSIGELSTQRGDGIFESIGVVDGHPQEVEAHLERLAHSARLCDLPAPNLGQWAQAVAAASAECPPGESVIKLILSRGVEHGPAPTAWVTAATAPDNTAVRRDGVRVVVLDRGFDSGAPARAPWLLLGAKTLSYATNMAAIREARRRGADDAVFVASDGVLLEGPTSSLVLRFGDRFVTPAPGAGILHGTTQLSLFAHLEGRGFETAYETLPASALGEADAAWLVSSVRLAAGITAVDGSPLAYDADVTAELNAYLLSPRD; encoded by the coding sequence ATGGCATGGCGTCACGCGCTCATCATCGACCCGGCAGCATCCGATGACTTTCGGACGGACTACGCCTCGACACTTCGACCGATCGACCCGGCCGCCCCCGCGCTCAGCATCGGCGAACTCAGCACGCAGCGCGGTGACGGCATCTTCGAGTCCATTGGTGTGGTCGACGGGCACCCGCAAGAGGTAGAGGCCCATCTCGAGCGCCTCGCGCACTCGGCCCGGCTCTGCGACCTGCCCGCACCGAACCTCGGTCAGTGGGCGCAGGCGGTGGCCGCCGCATCCGCCGAGTGCCCTCCGGGGGAGAGCGTCATCAAGCTCATCCTCAGCCGGGGCGTCGAGCACGGACCGGCGCCGACCGCCTGGGTGACGGCAGCGACCGCGCCCGACAACACCGCGGTGCGCCGCGACGGCGTGCGCGTAGTGGTGCTCGATCGCGGGTTCGACAGCGGTGCGCCGGCGCGCGCGCCCTGGCTGCTGCTCGGCGCGAAAACCCTGTCGTACGCGACCAACATGGCGGCGATCCGGGAAGCGCGGCGCCGCGGGGCCGACGACGCGGTGTTCGTCGCGAGCGACGGCGTTCTGCTCGAAGGCCCGACGTCGTCTCTCGTCCTGCGCTTCGGCGACCGGTTCGTGACCCCCGCGCCCGGCGCCGGCATCCTGCACGGCACGACCCAGCTGAGCCTGTTCGCCCACCTCGAGGGCCGTGGATTCGAGACCGCGTACGAGACGCTGCCGGCGTCCGCACTCGGTGAGGCGGATGCCGCCTGGCTCGTTTCCAGCGTCCGGCTCGCCGCGGGCATCACCGCGGTCGACGGCTCGCCGCTCGCCTACGACGCAGACGTCACGGCGGAGCTCAACGCGTACCTCCTCTCGCCGCGCGACTGA
- a CDS encoding DNA-directed RNA polymerase subunit beta, with amino-acid sequence MTDDSRHFHKPVRRPAELFDRLFSAEDPAEVSRVAHSTASALLTRVRADPDAGTVDRLVSFTDQHGIDDIAELWSRSPARSLPGALWRLYLLQVMIHDDPHTAALLYERGRTELASADEIVAGAPVPAGPDELVALIDTIMRGLFQGDFAVALERAAAFCRVVASGATHLADDYDQTEPERASGLTTRALRLSTYADDLTAAAGLWRRDTLT; translated from the coding sequence GTGACGGACGATTCGCGGCACTTCCATAAACCCGTTCGACGCCCGGCGGAGCTGTTCGACCGCCTCTTCTCGGCCGAGGATCCGGCGGAGGTGTCGCGCGTGGCGCACTCGACCGCATCCGCGTTGCTGACGCGGGTGCGCGCGGATCCGGATGCGGGCACGGTCGACCGTCTCGTGTCGTTCACCGACCAGCACGGCATCGACGACATTGCCGAACTGTGGTCGCGCTCACCGGCGCGGTCGCTGCCCGGCGCGCTGTGGCGGCTGTACCTGCTGCAGGTCATGATTCACGACGACCCGCACACGGCTGCGCTCCTCTACGAACGTGGGCGTACCGAGCTCGCGTCTGCCGACGAGATCGTCGCCGGCGCACCCGTGCCGGCAGGACCGGACGAGCTCGTGGCGCTGATCGACACAATCATGCGCGGGCTGTTCCAGGGCGACTTCGCGGTCGCGCTTGAGCGGGCGGCGGCGTTCTGCCGTGTCGTCGCCTCCGGGGCGACGCACCTCGCCGACGACTACGACCAGACCGAGCCGGAACGCGCCTCGGGTCTCACCACTCGGGCGCTCCGCCTATCGACGTATGCCGACGACCTGACCGCGGCGGCCGGACTCTGGCGGCGCGACACCCTCACCTGA
- a CDS encoding anti-sigma factor encodes MNDREFDELSAGDAVHALTPDDQRMLARALEADPQRRATLDEDATMAARLADGVSEVVPPPAIRAELLARIAVTPQDAAPAATSAAADPVAAPAATAPEPAPAARGGWGMRSWFALAASLVLILGIGGAVVVVSQQVTQPASVVALERITDAPDAQSAAGSVTGGGEATLHWSESVGSAVLVSEGLPSIDEGKEFELWYVRDGQPIAAGVFSADGGDATAVLDGSMQPGDVIAVTVEDAGGSPNGVPTSDAVLAIATA; translated from the coding sequence ATGAACGACCGCGAATTCGACGAACTGTCTGCGGGCGACGCCGTCCACGCGCTCACTCCGGACGACCAGCGGATGTTGGCTCGCGCTCTTGAGGCTGATCCTCAGCGCCGCGCGACACTGGACGAGGATGCGACCATGGCCGCGAGACTTGCGGACGGCGTATCCGAGGTCGTCCCCCCACCCGCCATCCGCGCGGAACTCCTCGCTCGCATCGCCGTGACACCGCAGGACGCGGCGCCGGCCGCGACGTCGGCAGCCGCCGACCCCGTCGCAGCGCCCGCAGCTACGGCCCCGGAGCCGGCGCCCGCTGCGCGCGGCGGCTGGGGAATGCGCTCCTGGTTCGCGCTCGCCGCGAGCCTCGTTCTCATCCTCGGCATCGGCGGTGCTGTGGTCGTGGTCTCGCAGCAGGTGACCCAACCCGCATCCGTCGTCGCGCTCGAACGCATCACGGATGCGCCCGACGCGCAATCCGCAGCCGGCTCTGTGACGGGCGGAGGCGAAGCGACGTTGCACTGGTCGGAAAGCGTCGGTTCGGCCGTGCTGGTGTCCGAAGGCCTGCCGAGCATCGACGAGGGCAAGGAGTTCGAGCTCTGGTACGTCCGCGACGGCCAGCCGATCGCCGCCGGCGTCTTCTCGGCCGACGGCGGCGACGCGACCGCCGTCCTGGACGGATCGATGCAGCCCGGCGACGTCATCGCGGTAACCGTCGAAGACGCGGGCGGATCGCCGAACGGCGTTCCCACGTCGGACGCTGTCCTCGCCATCGCCACCGCCTGA
- the sigK gene encoding ECF RNA polymerase sigma factor SigK yields MVIDGVDVPDEGGASVDHAGELIQLVAAGDQAAFARLYDMLSSRVFGLILRVLVDRSQSEEVLQEVFLEVWQSAARFAPNKGQGRSWVLTMAHRRAVDRVRSSQSSTDRDVRAGIRDLGVPYDGVAEQVELRIEGQRVAAALAELPDAQREAITLAYFGGYSQSEIAALVGAPLGTVKTRMRDALSRLRVSMGVAS; encoded by the coding sequence ATGGTGATCGACGGCGTTGACGTCCCCGATGAAGGGGGTGCATCCGTCGACCACGCCGGAGAGCTCATTCAGCTCGTGGCGGCAGGTGATCAGGCCGCCTTCGCGCGCCTGTACGACATGCTGTCCTCGCGGGTGTTCGGACTCATCCTTCGCGTTCTGGTCGATCGTTCGCAGAGCGAAGAGGTGCTGCAGGAGGTATTCCTCGAGGTGTGGCAATCCGCCGCACGGTTCGCTCCGAACAAGGGGCAAGGAAGATCGTGGGTGCTGACGATGGCGCATCGGCGAGCGGTAGACCGCGTGCGGTCGTCGCAGTCGAGCACCGATCGTGACGTACGTGCAGGAATCCGCGACCTGGGTGTGCCGTATGACGGCGTCGCTGAGCAGGTTGAGTTGAGAATAGAGGGACAACGGGTAGCCGCAGCCCTTGCGGAACTCCCCGACGCGCAGCGCGAAGCCATCACGCTCGCGTACTTCGGTGGGTATTCGCAGAGCGAGATCGCGGCTCTGGTGGGTGCACCACTCGGAACAGTGAAGACCAGGATGCGGGACGCCCTGTCCCGCCTACGAGTGAGTATGGGGGTGGCATCATGA
- a CDS encoding fasciclin domain-containing protein → MLTKKSKITAAVSLAFVGAFALSACSGGSGSTMTEETSSAPMTSESASPSMETASDLVGPGCADYAAAVPSGAGSVEGMAQDPVATAASNNPLLTTLVASVSGQLNPDVNLVDTLNSGEFTVFAPVDDAFAKIDAATIDTLKTDSALLTKILTYHVVQGQLSPDEIDGTHTTVEGQDLTVEGSGDSITVNGESAVICGGVQTANATVYLIDTVLMPPAE, encoded by the coding sequence ATGCTCACCAAGAAGTCCAAGATCACGGCAGCCGTCTCGCTCGCTTTCGTCGGTGCATTCGCACTCTCGGCGTGTAGCGGTGGGTCAGGCTCGACAATGACGGAGGAGACCTCGTCGGCGCCGATGACGTCGGAGTCCGCCAGCCCCAGCATGGAGACCGCATCCGACCTCGTCGGCCCCGGTTGCGCCGACTACGCCGCCGCAGTGCCGAGCGGTGCCGGTTCGGTTGAGGGAATGGCTCAGGACCCGGTGGCCACCGCCGCGTCGAACAACCCGCTCCTCACCACGCTCGTCGCGTCGGTCAGCGGCCAGCTGAACCCCGACGTCAACCTCGTCGACACGCTCAACAGCGGTGAATTCACCGTCTTCGCCCCGGTCGACGACGCCTTCGCGAAGATCGACGCAGCCACGATCGACACCCTGAAGACCGACTCGGCTCTGCTGACCAAGATCCTCACGTACCACGTGGTGCAGGGTCAGCTCTCCCCCGACGAGATCGACGGAACCCACACCACCGTCGAGGGTCAGGACCTGACCGTCGAGGGTAGCGGCGACTCGATCACCGTCAACGGTGAGTCCGCTGTTATCTGCGGTGGCGTCCAGACCGCCAACGCAACCGTGTACCTCATCGACACGGTGCTGATGCCGCCGGCTGAGTAG
- a CDS encoding replication-relaxation family protein yields the protein MQPIESEPDAHYAPRISQVQLARLVTRLSERDGEILRFLSRQRYATTSHLRRMYFTNHRTRTAATRATIRVLDRLLSIGLVTRLERPVGGHTRGSAAFVWHLDGAGERLTRKRNASRRRFVDPALPFLEHSLQITETVTQLYEYGRADGSEPMAVEVESEAWRSFLGPAGTIKILKPDLYVALVTGDYEDHWYIEIDRGTESLPVLLEKCRTYEAYRRTGAAQVERGVFPRVLWVVPTERRVARLSSAIRADPDTPAPLFAVTTPDQLLRVISDPTPTADAAPEPRKEDPRP from the coding sequence GTGCAGCCGATCGAGTCAGAACCAGATGCGCACTATGCGCCGCGCATCAGCCAGGTCCAACTCGCCAGACTCGTCACCCGTCTGTCGGAGCGAGATGGCGAGATCTTGCGGTTCCTTTCTCGACAGCGCTACGCCACAACGAGCCACCTGCGCCGCATGTACTTCACGAACCACCGCACGAGGACCGCCGCCACGAGAGCCACCATCCGGGTGCTCGACCGGCTCCTGTCGATCGGTCTCGTCACGAGGCTGGAAAGGCCCGTCGGCGGACACACTCGAGGTTCCGCCGCCTTCGTGTGGCACCTCGACGGTGCCGGCGAACGCCTCACACGTAAGCGGAATGCATCGCGACGACGCTTCGTCGACCCGGCCCTGCCGTTCCTTGAACACTCATTGCAAATCACCGAGACCGTGACCCAGCTGTACGAGTACGGTCGCGCCGACGGCAGCGAACCGATGGCGGTCGAGGTTGAATCCGAAGCCTGGCGAAGCTTTCTCGGACCGGCCGGCACCATCAAGATCCTCAAGCCCGACCTCTACGTCGCGCTCGTCACCGGGGACTATGAAGACCACTGGTATATCGAGATCGACCGCGGAACGGAATCGCTCCCGGTGCTACTCGAGAAGTGCCGCACCTACGAGGCCTACCGGCGTACGGGGGCAGCACAGGTCGAGCGCGGGGTCTTTCCCCGAGTGCTGTGGGTTGTCCCCACAGAGCGGCGCGTAGCGCGGCTGAGCTCGGCCATCCGGGCAGACCCGGACACCCCAGCCCCACTGTTCGCGGTCACCACGCCAGATCAGCTGCTCCGGGTCATCAGCGACCCGACCCCGACTGCCGACGCCGCACCGGAACCAAGAAAGGAGGACCCCAGGCCATGA